The following nucleotide sequence is from Nesterenkonia xinjiangensis.
GGTGCAGCATGAAGACCTGCGGAAACCAGGCCAAAGCCGCCCGCTATCGGTCGGCGAACGCACAGGATGGCTGAAGGCCGGTGCCGTCGTCGCCACGGCGAGCAACCCAGACTTCCCGTGAAGCCAGATGAGGTCTTCCCCTGACACGCAGGTGCTGGTGCGCCGGCTGGCGGACCTGGACAATCTGATGCCGACAGTGGTCTTCTTCTAACTATGTTAGGTAAAACTACGCGTGATAGACAGGCCGAGCGTCGTGAGGCGACTCGGGCAGAGATCATTGAGGCCGCCTGGGACATGACACGAGAAGTAGGGCTGGCACAGATCACGCTGCGCGGGGTGGCCGACCGAGTGGGCATGCGGGCGCCGTCGCTCTACACGCACTTCGACTCGAAGAACGCCATCTACGATGCGATGTTCGGCCAGGCCTGGACCGAGTGCCTCGCGCATTTCGAGTCACTCAAAGACCAGGCGCCCGCCGATGCGCGTGAGGCGCTCCGGTTCACCGCGCGCACCTTCTTCGACTTCGCGGTCAGAGATCTGGCCCGTCATCAGCTGATGAACCTCCGAACGATTCCCGGTTTCGATCCCAGCGAGGAGAACTACGCCCCTGCGGTCGCCACACTCGATCTGGCACAAGAGCTCTTCCTCAGACACGGCATCACCGCCACGGAGGATCTGGATCTGTTCACGGCACTGATAGGGGGCCTGATCGACGCGCAGCACGCCAACGATCCGGGAGGCGACCGATGGGCCCGCCTGCTCGACCGTGCTGTGGACATGTTTGCCGACCACCTCGATCTGCCTTGAGCCCACACGCATCCACATCCAGCACCAAGGAGCAGTCATCATGGGCCCCACTTCGCAAACACCCACTGCCAGAGACAATGCACGACGTCCTCAGCTTGACCGCGATTCCGCGATGCGACTGGCCACCACCGAGTATGCGCGCGTCTCTGAACTTCTGGACCGGCTGACTCCTGAACAGTGGTCTGCCCAGACCGACTGCCCCGCGTGGGACGTGCGCGCGATGGCCGGTCACATGCTGGGTATGGTCCAGATGGTCGCGTCAGTTCCCGAACTCATGCGTCAGCAGTTGACCGCCACCCGCCGGGCGAAGCATCAGGGCGGCTTCCAGATCGACGCGCTCACAGCTTGGCAGGTGGAGAAGAACCTCACCCTCACTCCTGACGAAGTCGTCAGTGAATACAAAAGACTGAGCCCCCGGGCGGTGAGAAACAGGCGCCGAGCACCGGCCTTCCTCCGAAATCGAACGATGCAGGACGAGACAGATGGTCAATGGACCTTCGGCTATCTCCTCGACGTGATCCTCACCCGTGACCCCTTCATGCACCGGATCGACATCAGCCGCGCCACGGGGCTGCCGATGGTTGCCACTGCGGAGCACGAAGGGACCATCGTCGACGACGTCGTGCACGAATGGGCACAACGCCACGGCGAGCCGTACACCCTGGAGCTCAGTGGACCCGCGGGCGGACATTGGCAGGCCGGGGATGGTGACCGCATCGCCCTGGACCCGTTCGAGTTCTGCCGCGCAGTCAGCGGACGCATACCGGGGACCGCCGGGCAGCTCGCAACAGAGGTCCCGTTCTGAACCTCCCGGACACGGGTCTTCAGGTAGAGACTCAGCCTGGGGTGTCGGGGTGGAGTGCGACGCGACCACGTCGCCAGCTCGAGAGACCCCTGCTTCCCTGTGGCACGAGACGGGATGCTGCCCTCACGTGCAGATTCCGTCGAGGACAAACGTGGTTCGGCGATCGTAGTCCGCCCGGGGCGGCCGCCCACCATACTTGAGAGCAAGGGCGTTGTGTAGGGTCATCGCCTGAAAATCTCCGGGTGTGAACCCGTCGGCCAGGACGCCGGCGGCATGCCCCTCCTCGACCAGGTCGTCATGGAATCCCCCTGCCACCTGACAAAGCGCCATGAGCGCTTCCGAGTCAGGAAACTCCTGCAGCAGGACGTCGTTGACTGCTGGCAGTCGGTACTGAAGCTCCCGCAAACCACCGACGTAGGCCCGAATCCGCTCGCCGACATCAGGGACCGGCCGCACCCGTT
It contains:
- a CDS encoding TetR/AcrR family transcriptional regulator; protein product: MLGKTTRDRQAERREATRAEIIEAAWDMTREVGLAQITLRGVADRVGMRAPSLYTHFDSKNAIYDAMFGQAWTECLAHFESLKDQAPADAREALRFTARTFFDFAVRDLARHQLMNLRTIPGFDPSEENYAPAVATLDLAQELFLRHGITATEDLDLFTALIGGLIDAQHANDPGGDRWARLLDRAVDMFADHLDLP
- a CDS encoding maleylpyruvate isomerase family mycothiol-dependent enzyme; the protein is MGPTSQTPTARDNARRPQLDRDSAMRLATTEYARVSELLDRLTPEQWSAQTDCPAWDVRAMAGHMLGMVQMVASVPELMRQQLTATRRAKHQGGFQIDALTAWQVEKNLTLTPDEVVSEYKRLSPRAVRNRRRAPAFLRNRTMQDETDGQWTFGYLLDVILTRDPFMHRIDISRATGLPMVATAEHEGTIVDDVVHEWAQRHGEPYTLELSGPAGGHWQAGDGDRIALDPFEFCRAVSGRIPGTAGQLATEVPF
- a CDS encoding TetR/AcrR family transcriptional regulator, whose amino-acid sequence is MVTEADTSPTLRSDARRNVDRISAAAMDVFRERGLSVPLEDVAAAARVSKGTIFNRFGGRVGLIDAVIDVLVAEEMRGLIERVRPVPDVGERIRAYVGGLRELQYRLPAVNDVLLQEFPDSEALMALCQVAGGFHDDLVEEGHAAGVLADGFTPGDFQAMTLHNALALKYGGRPPRADYDRRTTFVLDGICT